From Flexistipes sp.:
TGAGATAAAAAGGAAAGAGGAAAAAGCTTTCCAGAAGGAAAAGTTAAAGTATGACCTTGAGATTGAGTATTTCATTTCACAAAAGTGCAGAGAACACGCTGAAAAACTGGTGGAAAAAATCTGGAAAGAATCGGCTGAAGATTTTTTTGAAAGACACAAAGAAGAGCTCAATACGGGGAATTGGGAAATGCTGTATGTCAGTGACTCAGATATAAAACTGGCGGAGAAATATTTCCCGCATTCCGAAGTAGCCGTTAACGAAAAAATTACCGGCGGATTTATTGCAGAGAATAAAGATGGAACGTTTCTGATTGATAACACTATTAAGAGCCGGTTTGAAAAAATCTGGCCTGAAATACTGCCGGAAATTATGGGAAAGGTTTATGAAAAACTCGGTGATAAAATTTAGCGGGAAAAATTATCCCACTGAATATCTGGTCAGCAGACTTATGACCAGACTTTATCAGGATTATCCGAAAAGGGGTGCAAAAGAGATAATGTGGGTGCATTCAAATATGAATGCAAGGCTTACCGATATGTTTTATCCGTTTTTTGCCGTTATGGAGCTGAAAAAGGTTATAAATATTTTGCGGTATAAATTTTTCCGTGGGACGGATAAGAAAATTGAAGAGGTTTTTGAGGAGAGTCTTCTTACGGAAGAGTTAAAGAGGTTTTTTATTAAGGTTGATTCTCTGAAAAAAATAAAAGATGAGTTGCCTGAAAAAATACCGATATTGAAGATGCTTGTGTTAAAGAAGGAGTATGAATTTTACGGTGAAATGGAGGATGATATATACAGTGAAGCTTACAGTTTTTTATTAAACAGTGCGAAAAATAAGATAATCAAAAATTTTATGCGCAGATATATAGATCATGCCAATATCAGACAGACATACAAGGTGATGAAATGGAACCTTGAAAGAAGTCATATAATAAAAGGCGGTTTTCTGGATAGGGAAACATTTATAAAAATTATTGAGAAAGGGGATAAAAGGGATTTGTATGCCTTTTTAGACTCATATCTTGACGGGGGCTTCAGTGAATCCGATGTGGGCATTTTGGATATTCTGCTTATAGAAAATATGCTGGATAGCTTAAGAGAGTTCCGCCTCGGGAATAACTATAAAGGTTTTATCCTATATTATCTCTGGAATTGTCATTATAAAGCCGTTACGGCATAGGTGTTAAATGAAAAAGATAGCTTTTATTACAACAGAAGACGCTGATTACGGATTCAGACTTGCAGGTGCTTCCCAGTTTATTGCCGGTAAAGAAAAAGTGGTGAGCGTTGTGGAAGAGCTTATAAACAGTGAGGAATTCGGCATTATACTCATTGATGAGAGGGTGCTGGATGATGACGTACTGAGCAAAATTGATGCATTGCAGCAGAATTTTGAAGGTATTGTCTCCACACTTCCCTCACCTTATGAAGAAGGTGAGATGGCATATGATATTGTGGACAGGCTTGTTTCAAGAGCAATAGGTTATCAGGTGAGGTTCAGACATGAAAGGTAAATTGATAGGCATATCGGGATATATTGTGAAGGCCCGGCTTCCGGAAGCGGGAATTTATGACCGGGTTCTTGTGGGGGAAAGGGAGCTGACCGGAGAGATTATAAAAATATCGGGTGAGGATGTAATAATACAGGTATATGAAGACACGAGAGGGTTGGGCACAGGAGAGAAAGTTGAGTCATTAAAAAAACCGCTGACCTCTTTTTTAGGCCCGGGGCTTATGGGCAATATATTTGACGGACTGCAAAGGCCGCTGGAGAAAATTGTGGAGGAGGAAGGCAGCTTTTTTGCTGGCAAAGCCGTCCACCATTTTGATCAGTTAAAACAGAAGTTTACCTTCACTCCGCTGAAAAATGAGGGTGATAGTGTTTATCGCGGAGAAGCTTTGGGCTACTTTAGTGATAAAGGCTTTAAACATTATGTTTTTGCGGACACCGCTGAAGGTAAAGTGAAGGAAATAACTGAAGGGGAATTCCTGCCGGAATCACCTGTTGTAAAACTGGAAGATGGAACAGATATCTATTCCTATAGCCAACAGCCGGTACGCATCCCCCTTGTTTCAGGAGATAAACAGATATTAAAAGAGCCGATTATTACAGGTCAGAGGGTGATAGATTTCTTTTTTCCCCTGATGAAAGGAGGTGTTTCGATCATTCCCGGCGGTTTCGGTACCGGTAAAACCGTCCTTGAACAGTCCATTGCAAAGTATGCAGATGTTGACATTGTCCTTTATGTGGGCTGTGGCGAAAGGGGAAATGAAATTGCCGAGATGATAGAGGAATTTACCACTATAAAAGATGAGCGGGAAGACAGGTTGTTAAGAGACAGGACTGTTTTTGTGGTGAACACTTCCAATATGCCTGTTGCTGCCAGGGAATCTTCGATTTACATGGCAGTTTGTGCCGGTGAATATTACCGCCGTATGGGCTATCATGTTTTGTTGCTGGCGGACAGTATTTCCCGATGGGCGGAAGCCCTTAAGGAAATTTCTTCTTCACTCGAGGAGATGCCGGGCGAGGAAGGGTATCCTACCTATATGAGCTCCCGCATTGCTTCTTATGTTGAAAGAGCTGGTGCTGTTAAAACGGCAGTAGAAGATAAAACAGGTTCTTTGAGTATGGTTCTTTCCGTTTCCCCTCCGGGGGCTGATTTTGCCGAACCTGTAACACAGACACTTCTGCAGAACAGCGGTGTTTTTCTGATGCTGGACAGGGAGCTTGCTTATGCAAGGCACTATCCGGCTATAAACTGGACACAGAGTTATTCTAACTACAGGGAGGATTTGGAGGATTACTACCGGCAAAATGTGGCTGAAGACTGGCAGAATCTCAGAAGAGAATGCCTTCAGATTTTAAAACAGGAACAGGAGCTGATGGAGATCAGACAGATTGTTGGCGATGAAGGGATGAAGGAAGAGGACAAGGAGATTATAAATCTTGCCGATAAAATAAAAACGGAGTTTCTGATGCAGGATGCTTTTTCAGAGGATGCTTACTCCACACTGCAGGAAACATATGAAAAAATTAAAAGCATTTTGGGGGAGAGATGAGACTTTCCAACCATGTTTACAGGACGGTGGACGAAATCAGCGGGCAATTGATTTTTGTGGAAGGTGTTAACCGGGCGAAAATCGGTGAACTTGTGAAAATTATCGATAAGACGGGAAATGTTGAGACGGATGCTGAGGTGCTTCAGGTGGAGGGAGACAGAGTTATGCTGCAGCTTGTGGATCTGCCCCTTGGGATGCAAAAGAAAAGCGCCACTGCCATTTTCACAGATAAAATATCCA
This genomic window contains:
- a CDS encoding V-type ATP synthase subunit E family protein — its product is MERIREKADEEIEQLKKEHELQIEQLKNEYENKRKDIENTFSSEKEKIRNEIKRKEEKAFQKEKLKYDLEIEYFISQKCREHAEKLVEKIWKESAEDFFERHKEELNTGNWEMLYVSDSDIKLAEKYFPHSEVAVNEKITGGFIAENKDGTFLIDNTIKSRFEKIWPEILPEIMGKVYEKLGDKI
- a CDS encoding V-type ATP synthase subunit F codes for the protein MKKIAFITTEDADYGFRLAGASQFIAGKEKVVSVVEELINSEEFGIILIDERVLDDDVLSKIDALQQNFEGIVSTLPSPYEEGEMAYDIVDRLVSRAIGYQVRFRHER
- a CDS encoding V-type ATP synthase subunit A, with the translated sequence MKGKLIGISGYIVKARLPEAGIYDRVLVGERELTGEIIKISGEDVIIQVYEDTRGLGTGEKVESLKKPLTSFLGPGLMGNIFDGLQRPLEKIVEEEGSFFAGKAVHHFDQLKQKFTFTPLKNEGDSVYRGEALGYFSDKGFKHYVFADTAEGKVKEITEGEFLPESPVVKLEDGTDIYSYSQQPVRIPLVSGDKQILKEPIITGQRVIDFFFPLMKGGVSIIPGGFGTGKTVLEQSIAKYADVDIVLYVGCGERGNEIAEMIEEFTTIKDEREDRLLRDRTVFVVNTSNMPVAARESSIYMAVCAGEYYRRMGYHVLLLADSISRWAEALKEISSSLEEMPGEEGYPTYMSSRIASYVERAGAVKTAVEDKTGSLSMVLSVSPPGADFAEPVTQTLLQNSGVFLMLDRELAYARHYPAINWTQSYSNYREDLEDYYRQNVAEDWQNLRRECLQILKQEQELMEIRQIVGDEGMKEEDKEIINLADKIKTEFLMQDAFSEDAYSTLQETYEKIKSILGER